In Spinacia oleracea cultivar Varoflay chromosome 5, BTI_SOV_V1, whole genome shotgun sequence, a single window of DNA contains:
- the LOC110775211 gene encoding early nodulin-like protein 17, with amino-acid sequence MGSRAMVMALMCALVMVMVPQVLGKRYIVGGKFGWTSNVNYTVWASDKHFYKGDWLFFVYDRNQMDVLEVNKTNYESCNTDHPIGNWTTGAGRDVVPLNVTRHRYFVSGKGFCFGGMKLSVRIEKPPPPPRAAPVKSNAPTTCYRSQYVFPLVFAIGAVWDSFLRVTG; translated from the exons ATGGGTTCAAGAGCTATGGTAATGGCGCTAATGTGCGCCTTGGTGATGGTTATGGTGCCCCAGGTATTGGGAAAACGGTACATTGTTGGTGGCAAATTTGGATGGACTTCCAACGTTAACTACACTGTTTGGGCTAGTGATAAGCACTTTTACAAAGGAGATTGGCTCT TTTTTGTGTATGACCGGAACCAGATGGATGTCCTGGAGGTGAATAAGACCAACTATGAAAGCTGCAACACCGATCACCCTATTGGAAACTGGACAACTGGAGCTGGAAGAGATGTGGTTCCACTGAATGTAACCAGACACCGCTACTTCGTCAGTGGAAAAGGCTTTTGTTTTGGTGGCATGAAATTATCTGTGAGGATCGAGAAGCCCCCTCCACCTCCTAGAGCAGCCCCTGTTAAAAGTAATGCTCCAACTACTTGTTACAGATCTCAGTATGTTTTCCCACTAGTATTTGCCATTGGTGCCGTTTGGGATTCTTTCCTCCGGGTCACCGGTTAA